The DNA sequence CGAGCGGCTCTTTGTGAGCTCAGGGTCTCAGCTTTATACAAGCTATGATCAGTTCAGCTGAGCCCAGTCAGGTAGTGAGGGGCCGGTTCATACTAACCGAATGCTAAAAGTGACCCCTGAGCCAGAAGGCCTCCTAGATCCATGTCTCAGAGGCTCCCAGGTGATGGGTGCTGAAGCACACAGAGCACTGTTTGAGTAGCAGGGTTCCAGAGCAGTGGGTCTCGAAGTGTGGCTGGTGACCCAGTAGCTCTGGCATCACCTGGAAAGTTGTTTGAAATGTAGATTCTGGGTCCCCACcacagacctcctgaatcagcaACTCTGGGGGTTGGGACCAGCAATCCGTGCTTGAACGTGCCCTCCAGGTGCTTCTGATACACACGAGGCGTTGAGAACCAGGGCGCTAGAGGAAAGTCTCAGTCCGTGAGCTGTGTTCTTTCAATTTGGGCTCAGTATCTCCAAGGTATTGCTGTCGGAGGGATCACTCCTTCCTCTGTCTGTGCTTGTCTCCTGGGCTTGCATGCCAGTTCTTTCCTGGACAGCTCCTGGGAGAGCAAGCTCTTTGCACTTTACACTCTATTTCTAGTGCTAGCTAGACCTGGGGTTGATTATTCAAAGATTATGTAGGGCAGGCTGCCCCTCTGGATTCTGATCTTTTGTGCTTTCCAACAGCACGTCAAATCCAGCCTCAGTCCAAAGGGATGTTAAGTGAACGTTGGTAGCACTTTATTGGGCACTGAGTTTAAGATAAAAGTATAATTTGTATGTGTTTCCTGGAGGTTTGCTGTGGGAATTCAAGCATTAGGCAAtactgtttttatatttcattttcactttatgtTTATGATGTTAAGTAACATCTGCTACTTACGATCCACTGATCTCTGTGAGAATCTGTCAACGAATCCCTTTCTCCAGGGAAAAGGCACATAAACACATATACTCcatttttgcatgtttcaggagGTTGGTACCAAGTAAAAGAAGATGAATGGAGCTAGCCTAGAAAAATGGGAATTGATTTTCTGGAGGTCAGGGCTCTCTTACCATCCAAGGTCTGTCTCTCGTGATAATGCGCCTTGGCCTCTTGGATGAGAACTAGAAAGCTCTTAGAACTCATCCATCAGTGGCAttctggtaaatgtttaataaccaGCCTGGGGCGGGATGGTGGGGGGCAGCTCTGATCTGTAGCCTTTTccagtttccatggtgtaaaCACTCCCACGATGATCGATTTCAGGCTACCAATGGTTTAACCACTAGATCGAAATTCTTGATGTAGAGCAGTCTGCTCCGAGCTGGCGCAGCTGGCCCCAGTGCGTCACTGCCTTCATTCAGCGTTTCACGCCTCTTCTTCCCTGTGCATGACTgctctgttctcttctttttccgTAGACTGACTTTTGCTGCTCCGTTTGGGTTTAACTTTGTCACTAAAACCCAGTCCATCCCCATATTTTAGAGCATCTGATAATTCTGGACACTTTCCATCAGACCCTCAGCGTCTAAAAAGACACAAAAGTCCTTGAAAAGAGGCCAGTGTAATCACTGGAAAGGGCCAAGGGCTGTCTTTAGGTTGTGGGGAGTGTGAGGACCCACAGGTGACCTGAAAGGGGGCCCAGCCAGTATCTGTAGGAGGAAAGAACCTGTGGATTAGAGTTACTGTTTCGCGAACACTGTTGTATGATGCGTTTTGCATAGAATATTTCATTTAACTTTGACAGCAATCCAGTGAAGTGGGTCTGATTACTTCCGTTTGGTAGACAGGAAATTGAGGTTAAGGGACTTGCCTGAGGCTTCGACAGAGCCTGGTGTACCGGGGCCCGCTCCCCTCAGGGAGGCGACCCCTGTCTGTACTAGATCGCaggttacttctcctttctagGAGCCAGGAAGCTCTGGATACCAAGAGACAGAGGTTAGTCAAAAGGTTCCCCACGTCTTTCTTCCAAATCAGTACAGCCCTTAGCATCTACTTTTCCCCCCTCCTGCTTCTATCCCTCTGGCTAGAGGCTGGGCATCGTTCGATGTCCAAAAAATCATGAACCAAGAGGGGCTTTGCAGACCCCTGGATCTGCGGGGGAGAAGGAAGATTGTTTGCATCTACATCCCCATAGGAACACCAAGCTCATCcctaaaaggggaggggagttGACTACTTTTATGACTTTCCCCAGGGCAGTGATTATATATCCACGGTAAATCTAGTTATAACTTAGTTTTACCTAATTGGGATTCAAAGGCACAGGGGTCTCCCTAATGGATGGAGACATAGGTGTCAAAAAGACAAGCAAGCTGAGTTTCTAAACACGAGGGCTTGCATGAGGGGAGTGCACACGGTGCTCATCTTCCTTAGTGAGCTGTGTTAACCTTTCAGGAATGGGCAGAGTGAGCTTGACATACCAGTGAAAAGGTCATGGGCCCCAAAGAGGGATTTTCTCCGGGATTTCCCATAAAAAATAAGGATCTGGATTTGGGAGCATCTAACTCCAAGATCCAGAAAAACCCGGACCAAGCACACCCTCGGAAGGATTTGAATTTCACTGAAGGTTGATGTCAGAGCGAGACTCTCACATTGGCCCtgttaatttcattccttttcctgcTCCAGTCAAGCCCATAATGAGGTGTAGCACCCGAAGTGAAAGGAGGCATGGGGACCAGCCTGACGCAAAATGTGTTGTCATTTTGCGTCAGATGAATCTGCCTCATCTAAGAGGGGAAACTGTCATGAAAAGCTTAAAACAGGCCTCAGTGTTGGGAGACTCGTGGCCTGGATCACCATAGCCTGGTGCATTTGTAGCTCTGAGTCTCAGGCGGAGAGGGTGTAACCCGCTGTCATTCACAGCTCTGGCAGTTGTCCTGTTCTCAGCCCATGGCAGAGAGACCGCAAGGGAATGGTCAGGTGGGACAAAGGCGTATCTTCTCCCCATGGTCCTGGCATGAGGGGTATAATCAGAATCGTGTCTGTGGATGAGCGCTGAGGCGCCCCTGCAGATGCCATGCAGAGGGCATCAAAGTCAGTCTGGGAGGGCACGTGTGTTGGAATCTCAGCGTGGGACCCAAACAGGCAGAACAGCAGGAGAGTAAGTTAGAAACTGCACAAGAGAAGTCACAGCTTCCAGACGTGGCACTATTGCCCCGGCTGGGTATTCACAGGCTCCTAGCACACATTTGCACGGGTAAGTTGGGGCCCTGCAAGGCCCTGGGCACAGGGTTCTCCCTGGAATACGTACATAAGACGGTGTAACCAGGGGCCACCAGGGACCTGTGGAAAGCAGGGCCCCTCCTGTGTGCCCAGCTCTGCTCTGTGAGAGGTACTCACAGCACACTTGTTTGCTCTGGATCCTCAAGGTAAGGTGAGCACTTATTTCCTCTACGTCGTTTTGGAGAAGATGGCACTGACCAACGGAAGAGTCCACTAATTCCACCTTCTAACGAGTTTATTCTTTTATCACTCCCATGAAGTCTCAGGCTTCAGCGTCTCAAAGCATTGCCTTGTCACCAGTCTCCCTAAATAAGCTTAAATTGAGAAATGCCAAATGAATTGATATACAATTACCTACGAAAATAAGCCTCTTGCAAAGATAAGACCAGAGCACAGAGTTGCATTATCCGGCAGCACAGTGAAATGTCCCTTCAGGAAGAATCAAGCTGGGTGAATTTTAATAACGATCATCGCATCTCAAGTCGAAAACTCACCCAGGACTGGCCTCTGCTATCATCTCAGCAGGCTCATTGCTCTGCTCTGTGCTTCTGCCCCCAGAGGTACAAGTTGAATGAAGAGATGAATAAGTAGACATTTACCGGGCACCCATTACATGCCATCTTCTTTCAAATCAGCCTGAGAGGGAAGTAGTACTgttttcactttacagatgagaaaatcaaggttCGGAAAGTTTATCCCTGGTGGATAGCAGAACCAGAATTAGAACTGAGGTCCCTTTATCTCCGCGTCGTTTGTTCTTCTGCCACAGTGTGCTGTGTCTGGAAACTTACTGATCACGTACTTGGTGCTGGGCCCTAGAGCCATGTATTTTCATGTTCATTGTCTCATAAAACCCATCCTCATAGTACTCAGTGATGTAGGTATTTATTTTACAGGTGACGTAAAACTGAAGGTCAAGTATATTATggaacttgctcagggtcacacagaggGCAGTCTGTGCCTGCTTTAAGGGGTCTATTAATTGGAAGGGCTGGGAGGGGACTGCTGTTTCACTTTGAAAGAAATATGTCCTTTTGGACGACTGAAGCTGTAAGCCACACCAGTAGAGGTGCGCTGATAGGTAGGAGGAGAATATGTAGAAAAAGGACTGATCATGGACAAACCAGCCGCCCATCGCTAAGGAGACCGTGAGTGAATTATATGCACAGAGGACAATGGCTGGCTGTGGAGCACTTTTATTACTAATCAAAACatctggtggggcttccctggtggcgcagtggttgagaatctgcccgctaatgcaggggacacgggttcgagccctggtctgggaggatcccacatgccgcggagcaactaggcccatgagccacaactactgagcctgcacgtctggagcctgtgctccgcaacaagagaggcccgcgcaccacgatgaagagtggcccccacttgccacaactagagaaagccctcgcacagaaacgaagacccaacacagcaaaaataaattaattaaaaacaacaacaacagaacaaaaagcaaaacatctGGTGTAGAATAATAGAGGTCAAGGATGGACTGGGCAGAGGTTTCCTTTTgcccagaggcaggagggagaacaAGCCACAGAGAGGGGGTCTTGCTAAGGGCTGCAACTGAGCTGACCAGCTCTAGGGGAGTcagaattagaaaagagaaagagaggtggCTGAGCTTCCTTTCAAGAGGGAGAAGCCACTGGGCTCCTGATATGCAAGGGGGGCGTCCAAAGACAGAAAACGCCCCCGTGATTTTGAACCGAATGTGTGACAGTTGTGTATCTGAGTTCAAGTGCTGTTTATCTGTTTGCGTATTGGCTTGAGTGTTTAACATAGTTACACACATTGGCATTCTTCATAGCTCAGCCCCATCCCAGCCTTTGGTTCCTATGCTGATAATGAGGTGGTGAGGAATGACAGAGGTATGCTTCTGGTTTTCTTACTTCAGGCTTGGTTTAGAGAGAGGGGCAACAGCTAAAGAAGCCTTAGATGTCATCGTCGCCTTGTTGGAAGAACATGGACAAGGCGGGAATTATTATGAAGATGCAAACTCCTACCACAGCTTCCAAAGTGCATATTTGATCGTGGACAGTGAGGAAGCCTGGGTGCTGGAGACCGTGGGGAAGTACTGGGCTGCGGAGAGAATCACAGGTGAGTGGGGTGGCCGGTGGAGAGTTTCGAGGACAGGAAAAGCTGAGGCCATGGTGCCTGGACTTAGAGAAGTCATGCTGCTGTTGCAGACCCTCTGTGCTTCATGTGTAGGCTCTGGAGTGCCTCTCATTTCTGGGCTTCTGCTTCTAGAGAGGAACGGGGGTTTCCTGAGCCTGGAGTGAAGGATGTCAATGCTTGGGAAGCACACACCTGACATTTCATATTGACTGTTTGCCTGGGGGCAAGTCCCAATTCTTAGTTACAGAAACAAAGTCCCAGAGATTTTTCTCAACCTCATGCACAtccgtgtgcacacacatgcacccagACACATGTATATTTGCACACACGTtccattaatttaaaacaattcattatcaggaattccctggtagtccagtggttaggactctgtgctctcactgccaggggcctgggttcagtccctggtcggggaactaagatcccataagccgtgcagtgtggcctaaattaataaataaataaaacaattcattATCAGGGCTACTGTGTTTTTCTAAATGTTGGGACCTGAAAAAAATTTGAATGAAGaagtatcatatatattttatatatagggcttccctggtggcgcagtgattgggggtccgcctgccgatgcagggaacacgggttcgtgcccctgtctgggaggatcccgcatgctgcagagtggctgggcccgtgagccatggccgctgagcctgcatgtccagagcctgtgctccgcaacgggaggggccgcaacaatgagaggcccgcgtaccgcaaaaaaataaataaataaaaaataaaaaactatatatatatttgagcaGAGGGCAGTAGTATAAACTGTTCCTTCAGGTGGAGTGAGACTAAATTGGGGAGGAGGAATCTCTGGAGCTGCGACGTTCATGAGTCTTGTTAGTAGCACAGCGCCTCTTTCAAAGAACCTTTCACTTTTCTTGTGAGTAGTAAATGCTTGGGGTTTAGTTCGCCGGATCAAGTGACTGTTGCTCAttgaaaatgtgataaaatgtGTCAGGAGTGGTCACACCTCCTGGGAAATCTTAAAAGAGAACCAAGGatcatctgtttttctcttcagaAACAGAATCCATTCCTCCCTATACTTAAGAGTCAAGTTGCAGGGGAGAGACACCCTgtaaatttccatttcttgatTAAGTCTTTGTAAGTCTATTTCTAAATAACTGGGTTTTGCACTCTCTACAGAGGGAGTCAAGTGCATTTGCAATCAGCTTTCGCTCACGACTAAGATTGACGCAGAGCATCCTGAACTCAGGAGTTATGCTCAGAGTCAAGGCTGGTGGACGGGAGAGGACGAGTTcaatttttctgaagttttttctCCAGCTGATGACCATCTAGCCTGCTGTGCAGGCAAAGACAGCTTAGAAAAGCAAGAAGGTGAGTTAGTGTATCCCTTACAATTCTCCCTCTCATACCCTTTGTCTTGCAGCTATTTCAGAGACCTCGTTTGAACTTAGGCGAATGAGCAGAGAGGAAGAGTAGAGAATAGACCTTGTATATGGAGACCGACTTGTGCTAAAGTCCTTGCTGTGCAGGCAAGATGACaacttgcatttatttttacatgatGCTTTCTCATCATGGATGTTTCCTTTTCCTATTTCTCCTTTAAATGCTGATGTCCTCATGCTTGTCTTGTTTGATACTTATTCCAGCCTTGCTTATACCTCAGCATTTGTATATTTGACTTatcttcttcatatattttcctcTCCCGTTAGCCTGCTGAGTCTTGACATCAGGGGTGTTGTCTTTTACTCATCTTAGGATCCCCTTGTGAGGCTTGTTATAGTCCTTTGTTCCATGAACATTTGCTGAGTCAAATTGTTGAACTGAATTCCTTTCCTGAACCCTGTATCTTCCACCCAATATTGACTTAGTCAGAATCCATGTTTAGGTAAATGTTGGTGACTGGATAGCTTGTTACTTTTATGCGTGAGTGGAAAACCCTTCCACATAAACACAGTGGCCACATTTTATATTTGCCATTGGTCATTTAgaacaggagttggcaaactataACTTGTTGGCTGTtccctgttttgtaaatacaatttcattagaacacagccacacccatttatTTACCTATTGCTTATGGCTACTTCCATGCTACGtggcagagttgagcagttgCGACAGGTAACTTATGGCAGAGATTATAGGGCCCATAAGCTTAACATATTTCCTATctggttctttaagaaaaagttggCTGACTCAATCTAGAAGAACGCTTTAGGACTTCTGCTATAGAACTTAATTAATAAATTCTGGGTAGGAAGGTAAGAAAGTATCCATTTACAAATGGGAACTTTATAAAAAACCCTAAAAGTTTTTCACTTCAAAAACCTAGCTTGGTAAAAGTATATAATACCAGTTGTAAGGTTGTCCTGCCAAAATATCAAACGTAAATCTGATGAAGCTTCTGGATCTAGCTACTAGTTTACCAGAAATACAGAGGATGgaggaaaatattcaaaacacCATCTGCAAAGTCCGTCTTGCAAAGTCCAGAGTGTGAGAAACTCAGGAGAAATGGCCCAACAAATAAAATGCAAGGGGGAAAAATGAGACGCAGTGACGAAGAGAGTCTTAAGAGACATTATCAACCTGTTGGATCCTGGTTTAAATCAGTAAACTCATTTATGAAACAGTGAGGAAGTTTGAACCCTGGATAGTTGAAGAACAGAAGGACTTACTGTTAATACTTTTAGGTGTGATGTGTTACGCATAGAGATTTACAAAGAGGATGTGAGTCGTGGTAGTGAAGTTTAAGGCACCTTTTCTCTATGTGATGCTCTGATTTGATCTTTGTGAACACACTGAGAAAATAGTGTTTCAATGAATTATAAACAGAGGGAGAAAACGTAGAACCAGGATCCTGTGTAGTAAAAGATTTGTTAGTCTGTTTATCTGAAGTCAGAGCCAATAGTCCTCATGGCTCTAAATATTCTAAATACCTCTCTGTGTATATTTCCCACTGCAGGGAGGTCATTCTCCAAATATAGTATTGACTCTATCCAGCAAGATTGTATCAGAGAGCTTGCTTGGTACACTGCATAGATTGCATACTTTCTTATGAATATCATTCTGTTGCGTACTGTACTAGTTGAGGAATTGCCAAGTGCTGTAACACAGAGACCCCAGAGTAGTGTGgcttaaagaaaatggaaatttatttctctcccaTGTTACAGTTCAGACCTATATGGACAGTCCAGGGCGGGTGGGTTATTCTGCCTCAACACGTGACTTCCTTTTGTGGTCCACTCACTGGCATCTCCCAGCcagcaggaagggagggaaaaaagtgAAGGGCAAACACTCCTTTTTATGGATGTAACGGGGAAGTTGGCACACATAATTTCTGCTCACCTCCCGTTGGTCAGGATCTACCACGTGACCACATCTAGCCACAAGGGGAGCTGGGAAATATAGTCCCTACTTGGGCAGTTCTGTTCCCAGCTGTAATTTCAGGGGTTCTGTTACTAAAAAGGGAAAGGACTGATGGATTTTGGTTACAGCTtgcctcctctctgtctcttttctttacAGAAAGCATCACTGTGCAGACTATGATTGACATCTTACGGGACAAAGCCAGTGGAGTCTGTATAGACTCCGAGTCTTTCCTTACCACAGCCAGTGTAGTGTCTGTCCTGCCTCAGAACAGAAGCTCGCCATGCATTCACTACTTCACTGGGACCCCAGATCCTTCCAGGTTTGTCTGAGACACAGTCACACAGGTGGCAAGCGTGTGCTTCCCTTGAGAGCTCACCCAGTAATCACACACTGAGTTCCCGCACCTCCTGCTGTATAGCTGAGTCACGTTTTTTAGTCATCTCACCATGGCCAGTGCAGCACAAAGAGCTGTGATGAAGGGAAGTTCTTGGCTTTTGTCACATACCGTTCATCACCATCATGGAAGcaaattgttttaaattcaacaaacatttattaatatatattatgggccaggcattgtgctgtATTTGaggaatgcaaagataaataagacccAGTAAGACAGAAAGATACAGGAATGCCCAAGATTGATCAAAACCACCAGTTCCTATGAGTTAGGGGACAGAATGGTCCAGAGGCAATGCACATTGAAGCCACTTCAAGTGCATCTTCTCTAAGACATTGTGTTTTAGGGTATTGCTTTCTGCCCACACACTTCAGCAAAGGGCTTGCACTGCACAGTGTTTAAGAACACGGCATCTAGAATTGAATTCCACCTCTGTCACTTAGTAACTGGTAAGTCTCTTAACCTCTCCAAGCTTGTG is a window from the Orcinus orca chromosome 9, mOrcOrc1.1, whole genome shotgun sequence genome containing:
- the SCRN1 gene encoding secernin-1 isoform X2, with the translated sequence MGANEHGVCIANEAINAREPAAETEALLGMDLVRLGLERGATAKEALDVIVALLEEHGQGGNYYEDANSYHSFQSAYLIVDSEEAWVLETVGKYWAAERITEGVKCICNQLSLTTKIDAEHPELRSYAQSQGWWTGEDEFNFSEVFSPADDHLACCAGKDSLEKQEESITVQTMIDILRDKASGVCIDSESFLTTASVVSVLPQNRSSPCIHYFTGTPDPSRSIFKPFIFVDDVKLVPKAQSPCFGGDDPARKEPRFQEKPDRRHELYKAHEWARAVLESDEEQGQKLRKTMLELEKQGLEAMEEILTSNDPLDPTEVGDLFYDCVDTEIKFFK